gggatgcgtgcgttagttttaagttaattgtatgcgtgcgttagttttaagtaaagtgtgcttgtgggcagggcgggtgggtccctgtaagtgcctcttattctaacttgcactcttgcatcttctgaattctcaagctttgtacgcgttagattgTAGTATACtcggttattttttgtcaatcgttccgaacccaagtggatcattgggggttcttAGCGcagtgaacacgcggcagaggtgagctgcaagtgctggtgtagcgccagggacacatctctgcggggccgatcgattgatggctcatctcgatctgccgcctcacggcaggggtctcctctctgcggtcagacttgcttcaaacgcaagcggcggggaaatgggagaccctccgcggatgtgtcactcgttcttgccagtattttcgattcatctctgtctcgcggttcacgtaagacactatggactaccctttgacccatggaaggcgaggttcacttggcgaaaaatactgaatcccttttttgacagaaagttcttctaactttcttttcttttagtagaaagttcttctaactttctttgctttcaatagaaagttcttctaactttcttccctttgcttttggaattcgtcatagattattcgagtgcaatcttagaataagaggtaccatgcggcgtttagaataagttaagcgtagtGTGTGGGGCCccttgcgattagtattaagttaatgtatgtgtgtgtgtgatacaagttctttactggattgtggtaaagaacttgtatgtgCGAGtttatgagctaagtagagtcagaactcatttatccttccgataaatgaggttgcaattggagggtggaagggatttggagttagggtgggtcactatcgtagccacctccacgtggtgtgacccggtaatcggtatagttttctaaagattttttagtgtttagaaaactataccgagctgagggctacggttttatttcgcgactttatttaaaatatttgactcCATCgcctaattttctatgttaataaatttttctctgttaataaatttttctctgtttcagaatttaatttttgataagttatgttcagtgcattagttttattctaattccgagctgtgggaggttgggtgggctcgggcgcaggtttttcgtcacatgtggcgaaaaacctgcgcaaagtgccttttgttctaacttgcacttatctttagaaatattctttaacttcttagatattagattgtagtaatagccattttcattgttaattgctcgaaagttaaaagaaagttcttccaactttcttctttaccccttttctctacaaagttttaaattatacaagtgcaattttagaacaaaaggcacatttagggcttaatcgtttttgtatgtttcagggttcTATTTTAACGAGTCctgtttgttttaattttattgagaCGTCTCAGGTTTTTGTGTTAATAATTCCTGTTTGCCTTAATTTCATTCAGatatttcaggtttttattttaactggataatcttgtatttccttttctgtttcctttcttcattttcacacctatttattttacaggtaatgaatagttcgtcattgaagacatcgatcatcgtgtgatcatcgtgggatcatcgtgggatcatcgtaggatcatcgtgggatcatcgtgggatcatcgtgggatcatcgagggatgcgtgcgctagttttaagttaattttatacgtgcgctagttttaagttacTTTTACGCGTCCGTTAGTTCTAAGTTATGTGTGCTCGTGGgtagggcgggtgggtccttgtaagtacctctcattccaacttgcactcatcttctcaattctcagattttgtacgcgttagcttgtagtatacccacttattttttgtcaatcgttctgcgcccaagtggatcattgggggttcatagcgctgtgaacacgcggtagaggtgagctgcaagtgccggtgtagagcgagtgatattctttgcccggcggggcggatcggggttggcacctctcatactctgatgtgcctccccgacccgccgccattctgccaaggggcatcacggtctgggtatcctctctgtagtaagacgcgagagcgctgggggaaatgggaaccctccgccaactggggtgtatcactcgttcttgccaatggtatcttcggttcatctttgccgtcgtggttcacgtaagccactatgggctaccctttgacccatggaaagcaaggttcgcttggcgaaaaataatggtccccttttttcacagaaagttcttctaactttcttagcttctttgcgaaagttcttctaactttcttttcttcccctttgctttttgaattcgtcatagattatttgagtgcaatcttagaatgagaggtaccgtacggcgtttagaataagttaagcgtgcgtgtgtggaATCccttgcgattagtattaagttaatgtacgtgtgtgtgtgatacaagttctttactggattgtggtaaagaacttgtatatgcgagcctatgagctatgtagagttagaactcatttatccttctgataaatgaggttgcatttggagggaggaagggatttggagttagggtgggtcactatcgtagccacctccacgtggtgtgactcggtaatcgatgtcgttttctaaatatttttcacgaaattaccTTTAGagaacgatatcgagctaagagctacgattataacttctcaatttcatatctaaattacattaatttcgagctgtgggaggaagggtgggctcgggcgcaagtttttcgtcacatgtggcgaaaagcttgcgcaaattgtaagtgccttttgttctaacttgcacttctCTTTACAAAGATTctttaacttgttacatattagattgtagtaatagccatttttattttcaattgctCGAaagttaaaagaaagttcttccaactttcttctttaccccttttctctacaaagttttaaattatacaagtgcaattttagaacaaaaggcacatttagggcttaatcatttttgtatgtttcacgCTTGTATTTTATggaagtaatttatttattcatatgagTCTTActtgtatttgtatgtttcagggttcTGTTTTAACGAttcttatttgttttaattttattgagaTGGTCAGGTTTTTATGTTCATAACtcttgtttgtcttaatttcattcagatgtttcattttttttattttaactagataatcttacattttcttttctgtttcctttttttattgtcTCACCTACTTATTAAacaggtaatgaatagttcatcattgaagacatcgatgaagacatcgatcatcgagggatgcgtgcgctagttttaagttaattttatgcgtgcgttagttttaagttaattgtaatcgtgtgggaagggtgggtgggtccatgtaagtgcctctcattccaacttgcactcatcttctcaattctcgaACTTtctacgcgttagcttgtagtatacccagttattttttgtcaatcgttccgaacccaagtggatcattgggggttcatagcgctgtgaacacgcggcagaggtgagctgcaagtgctggtgtagcgccagggacacatctctgcggggccgatcgatcgaTGTACCATCTCGatttgccgcctcacggcaggggtttcctctctgcggtcagacttgcctcaaacgcaagcggggagaaatgggaaaccctccgcggatgtgtcactcgttcttgccagtattttcggttcatctctgtctcgtggttcacgtaagccactatggactaccctttgacccatggaaggcgaggttcatttggcgaaaaatactgatccccttttttcacagaaagttcttctaactttctttgcttttaatagaaagttcttctaactttcttccctttgctttttgaattcgtcatagatcatatgagtgcaatcttagaatgagaggtaccgtgcggcgtttagaataagttaaacgTATGTGTGTGGCATCCcatgcaattagtattaagttaatgtatgtgtgcgtgtgtgtgatacgagttctttactggattgtggtaaagaacttgtacagcgagcctatgagctaagtagagtcagaactcatttatccttccgataaatgaggtagttgcaattggagggtggtagggatttggagatagggtgggtcactatcgtagcaacctccacgtggtgtgacctggtaatcgatatcgttttctaaacatttttctagaaatgaactttagaaaacgatatcgagctaatagctacgaattaaattataatttcattcgttccacattttcttttacaaaaatgttTGGGTCAAGTAAGCATATATTGTAAGTTTCACATTTATCCAAatctagaaaatttacaaattttataataaaatacaaaactttGTAAAACTAGATGACAGCAGATAAGACGGAAACCACAGAGTAAACCAGAGGCGACAGTctcggcacctttgatctccCGAAAACGCtgtgaatatatttgtaataaattttctgtacattactaatattgtcttttcaggtatattttttaattttacggcgTGGAAAAGTTGAAAggaaaagaatataccaaaatgattgaTCTGCAAAATGTATTTGAggaatatgtattacggaactgattgttacaaataacttataagaaaatgaaaaattatatttcacaagaagttacagatgaatgtgttgcagagatatgacaaaatatttattacaaataaattactagtgaatgtgcaattttaaactattctttttcgaccgccatacttctacactaCGCGCATGCGCACCCCCCATTCTTTTGATTTaggcatttaaattggttgtgtcctctgtctctctctaggaGGTGGGTTTTCTTGTCTACTATCGCTTCttgttatatctactctttgaCAATGTTTTGAATCCACTGAAAAGATATTTTTTTACGTAAAAACGCATCAGCTTGAAAAATCGCAATTTTCTATTGCAGTAATTTTGCACGTCGCCACTGGATGGCGCTAGCGATGCCGCTTCAGTCGATGCTCgagaaaataattcaaaatatatattgGATAGATGCTTCCAAAATtcttttaacttttaaaattaactATTTTGCACTAAACAATTGTCTTTATATCGTTGTCTTATATTAAATCGCCGTAGTATTGCTTTCatgaatgtaaattattttgcaatatttaattatcgttctgaTGTAGTTCCCTGAATTACCTTTTAGAAGCTTAATAAAGTATTATTTATCAGTTTCGAAAATGCCGTTTATAAAGTAAGTTACGAGTGTAGAGACTTATTTCTTTAGGCTGCCATTTTTCTAAAGGAAGCCAAATTTTGCACTTGAATGCTGTTCTGTTCTTTATTTTCTCTTACGAGAGGGCGCTTGGGAGGTTTCCTCCCAATTGGCCCATTCAGCACTTGAATGCGTGTGCATATGGTATGCAGTTGCGTATAATAAGGCTTACACACAATGACTTTAGGATAATAGATGaagttttcattaaaatttcttgCACAATTTTGGGCACACAAATAAAATTTCCCTAGTAAGCAGGAAGTTTCAAcattctaaattgaaaaatatgccGACTTCCTGAAGCGCCATAGGCGAATTTTCCTTTTCTAGCGCATTCATTGACCATGCCGTTTATCGCAATGGCGGTATAGATATCCCACAAAGAAGAAAGTGGATCTTCTGTAAAGTAAgtgaacattatttttattttttttttacaggCGTATGTTAAATACAAAGTAGTGCGTTTTTATGTGAAGACTCAATGTTAAATTTGTGTCATTGCAATGTTGCAGGATGATTACCATTTGAGTGGGCAAGGTCTAGTTGTACTTTAATAGACTACAGAATTCAGTTTCTTCCATATTGATCAGTGTATTAGCCAATATACTATAATCTTACTTATAAAAAGCAACAAAAGCTACAtaccaataataattattactcgAAGAATTTACCGCCTTAGAAGAATAGGACATCGAAAAATTCGCGGCAATCGTTCCCGACATCTTAGGTTAGAACGATTCAAAtactttttaatcattttatataatttaacgtaattttcacaatttttaattattattttttatagtgCATGTATATTTTGTGTTATTTGCATGTTATTGATGATGATACTTTGATAGATAAATAATTAGATAATGTTACATATAGCTTGtagaaaataaaggaaaaacAAAGTAATAAATGTATGTTGTTAGCTGTTTCTATTTATTGTagatgtattttattaatttaatatctttaacagtattaaatttcttatgtattataaattaatgattaaggtatatattttatttgtgtaagttattaatatttttttacgtgTTTAataagccataaaagtttgtgGTGTAAAAGAGATATGTTCatagtaaaattatatatataagtaTTATGTCTTTTaaggaaaataatattaaaaagcaGTCATTGATGCCTTTTTTGTGATAATTACACTTTCAGGTTGtactttgtattttattatctgAATGGACAATAAGGTGGATGTTTCTGAAgtagaaaatatttcaatgatCGGATCGTCTGAAATTTTTTATCTGCCTGAGGTCGCAGAGATATCACGGGTGTTAGATTCTACTGGCCTTAGTCCATTAACATCTTCTTTAGATCATACTCTTACTCTTCAAGACGATAAATTATTGTCATCTGAAGTTAACATGGGCATAGAAGACACATGGTATGATCACTTTCGGTTATAAAATTATCTACCACTATATGTAATGATTTATATTGTTGacgtaatctaaaaattttatcgTAGGACTGAAGCAAATAGTTCTACGTCTGACTATGCCATTCCACTTCCACCACCACCTGGTTTAAATGATTTTACAGATGTTGGTGCTGATCCCATCAGTGATAGTGGGACTGGTATAGAGCATGGCCCATTTTTACCTCCTGGTACTCCAGCCCTAAATAATTTGTTTTCAGAAGGTGGAGATTCTCAAGATGATTCTCCAATGGGTAAGCAtacatgttattttatttttaaatagatgTGATTattgaatttgagaaataatattttattcgtattttatttattttgatagaAGACGTAGTTTTACGTGCTGGAGTATGTGGACTTCGTAATCTTGGTAACACTTGTTTTATGGCTGCTGGTTTGCAATGTTTAACTGCAACCCCACCTGTCCTGCGACATTTTTTAGACCTGCAGCAAAAAGGAGAAAAACTGCCTCCTCCTGGATCACTGATGGCACATTTTAGTGTACTACTTGGCAAAATGTGGTCTGGCAGATACAGCGTACTCAGGCCTACTGAGTTCAAACAAACTTTAGGGGCATATCACTCGCAATTCAAAGATTATAGACAGGTAAACTTTTATAATTCTTTggaaattatttagttattagtcaagaatttgaataattagtgaaaataataacaatcaACAGCATGATTGTCAAGAATTTCTCGCGCTTTTATTGGATTCTTTACATGAACAAATGAATACAGCAAAGTATACAAAAAACTGTCAGACTCCATCATCTACAACCACTGCCAATTCAATTAACTCAATCGAAAATTCAAATGGAAAAACTGTGTCCTCAGTTACTGCCAATAGTAATTCCAACTGTAATACAGATTTGTTAGAAATGTATGACTGTTTACCATCACCGGAATGTCCAAATAGTCCAAATGTCACAATGGCGGGTTCACCAAgaggtaatactttatattataatagttgtaacattttaatatgaTTTCCTAAACAATTGTAATAGAAAGATACTTCATTTATTAGATTTAGGTTCACCGATAGGTGAAATAGATAGTATTATGAATTCGCCACGAGGATCACCATTGAACGATGGTGACGAGGATGAAGAAACACTTGATTCTGATGAAGTCATTGAAGAGAAAACGAATACTTTTATTCATAATAAAGTTGATGATAAGGGAAGCGAAGTTTCGCCTTCTTTAAGGCTAGATACTTTAATCGAGTTATCAAAAAATGTTCCAAAGTATCATGGTCTCTATGATATTCATAAAGAAGCAAAAACTAGTAATGCAAACTTCTTAGTGACACAGCAAGAATGTAACAATGAGATTCATTATGATTCCCAAAAATTTCCGAAAGAAAATGTCCGCAGAATGCCTTTGGACAATTCGAATCTGATGGAGAATCATGATTTTGACAATAAAAGTATTAGTGTCAAAAGAATAAAAGAGGTCAACGTTCAAAAGGTCAGTTGCGGTATAGATTATGCATCGAGTGGTTCTGACATAGAGTACGACAACGGTTTAGAGAAATGCAATGTAAAACGTATGAGGCTTGATGACCAAGAAAAGAATCATAAACGCGATGGCCAAGGAAGTATTACTTCTCAGTGCACAAGGATTTCACAGAATTATGGAAATGGCGCTATAGCGGCACAAGATGAAATTGAGGCAGATAAACATTGGGCAAAGCATTTAAGGTCTAATAGGAGTATTATTGTCGATACTTTTCAGGGACAATTTAAAAGCAAGGTGAGATCGATTGCattctgtatattttatatttttatggagACTGTACGTTGGGGTAACAATTTATCATTGGTTTTTACCGTAAAATGTCTCCTAAATTAACATTCAGCAGCTGTACCTTCTTGTTTCGAGAAGTACAAGAATCAGGTCTCATTCTGCTGAAACATACTGATTTTAAAACATACATAGTTTATAGTATTACAACAAAGGACTAAAATTTATGTTTCCATGTATTGTTTCAGGTTGTTTGTGCGGTCTGTAAGCACGTTTCAGTCACATATGAGCCTTTTATGTATTTATCAGTGCCGTTACCTCATGCAATGGAGAGGCAATTAAACGTTACTTATGTTCCTGCGAATGGCGACCAACCAATAAGGTGCGTTGTTTCATTAAACAAACAATCGCGCATTGGGAAATTAAaagaagaattattaaaaatacttggCAAAGAAAACATTGCAATAGCAAACATTGCACTTGCTGAAGTTTTAGAAAATCATATATCAAAGATTTTGGTAAGCATAAAAAACTTTGTCACGTATGTGATAGTCGATTCTTTAGCAATGCACGTTTTCAGTTCAAtcgtt
Above is a window of Megachile rotundata isolate GNS110a chromosome 1, iyMegRotu1, whole genome shotgun sequence DNA encoding:
- the LOC100877443 gene encoding uncharacterized protein LOC100877443 isoform X5; translated protein: MDNKVDVSEVENISMIGSSEIFYLPEVAEISRVLDSTGLSPLTSSLDHTLTLQDDKLLSSEVNMGIEDTWTEANSSTSDYAIPLPPPPGLNDFTDVGADPISDSGTGIEHGPFLPPGTPALNNLFSEGGDSQDDSPMEDVVLRAGVCGLRNLGNTCFMAAGLQCLTATPPVLRHFLDLQQKGEKLPPPGSLMAHFSVLLGKMWSGRYSVLRPTEFKQTLGAYHSQFKDYRQHDCQEFLALLLDSLHEQMNTAKYTKNCQTPSSTTTANSINSIENSNGKTVSSVTANSNSNCNTDLLEMYDCLPSPECPNSPNVTMAGSPRDLGSPIGEIDSIMNSPRGSPLNDGDEDEETLDSDEVIEEKTNTFIHNKVDDKGSEVSPSLRLDTLIELSKNVPKYHGLYDIHKEAKTSNANFLVTQQECNNEIHYDSQKFPKENVRRMPLDNSNLMENHDFDNKSISVKRIKEVNVQKVSCGIDYASSGSDIEYDNGLEKCNVKRMRLDDQEKNHKRDGQGSITSQCTRISQNYGNGAIAAQDEIEADKHWAKHLRSNRSIIVDTFQGQFKSKVVCAVCKHVSVTYEPFMYLSVPLPHAMERQLNVTYVPANGDQPIRCVVSLNKQSRIGKLKEELLKILGKENIAIANIALAEVLENHISKILDDNTLLRHINDTNRSIYAFELTEPPDAYTSVPDGGGDRVMETDNSQKCTTTGEEIPCMICLEELDGDLKRHSGNSCNFVMCDTCIENYFKNKTEPQMCPGCSTYMTASSFVKIDQTGRPAIRILNVPLVLRHDTTNETTNNRKGTKLFGFPHLVKLPSRVNATDLYDIVKRNVPQEGNYTLHFVTGQGHHCSRCIYTAHCTGCNVPESGMVILHNGDTLAVRYTEHVPKIAPPIDHISVSKQRPHHPLSLYDCLQAFSQSANEISVLQKHSRFIDIPSSL
- the LOC100877443 gene encoding uncharacterized protein LOC100877443 isoform X2, encoding MDNKVDVSEVENISMIGSSEIFYLPEVAEISRVLDSTGLSPLTSSLDHTLTLQDDKLLSSEVNMGIEDTWTEANSSTSDYAIPLPPPPGLNDFTDVGADPISDSGTGIEHGPFLPPGTPALNNLFSEGGDSQDDSPMEDVVLRAGVCGLRNLGNTCFMAAGLQCLTATPPVLRHFLDLQQKGEKLPPPGSLMAHFSVLLGKMWSGRYSVLRPTEFKQTLGAYHSQFKDYRQHDCQEFLALLLDSLHEQMNTAKYTKNCQTPSSTTTANSINSIENSNGKTVSSVTANSNSNCNTDLLEMYDCLPSPECPNSPNVTMAGSPRDLGSPIGEIDSIMNSPRGSPLNDGDEDEETLDSDEVIEEKTNTFIHNKVDDKGSEVSPSLRLDTLIELSKNVPKYHGLYDIHKEAKTSNANFLVTQQECNNEIHYDSQKFPKENVRRMPLDNSNLMENHDFDNKSISVKRIKEVNVQKVSCGIDYASSGSDIEYDNGLEKCNVKRMRLDDQEKNHKRDGQGSITSQCTRISQNYGNGAIAAQDEIEADKHWAKHLRSNRSIIVDTFQGQFKSKVVCAVCKHVSVTYEPFMYLSVPLPHAMERQLNVTYVPANGDQPIRCVVSLNKQSRIGKLKEELLKILGKENIAIANIALAEVLENHISKILDDNTLLRHINDTNRSIYAFELTEPPDAYTSVPDGGGDRVMETDNSQKCTTTGEEIPCMICLEELDGDLKRHSGNSCNFVMCDTCIENYFKNKTEPQMCPGCSTYMTASSFVKIDQTGRPAIRILNVPLVLRHDTTNETTNNRKGTKLFGFPHLVKLPSRVNATDLYDIVKRNVPQEGNYTLHFVTGQGHHCSRCIYTAHCTGCNVPESGMVILHNGDTLAVRYTEHVPKIAPPIDHISVSKQRPHHPLSLYDCLQAFSQSETLDEHNPWFCPKCERNQCATKTLTVHRYPKFLIVYLKRFVFYECASMKLDDKVTFPLVGLSVGQHLYDLYACVCHFGGVSAGHYTAYAKNPRTDVWYYYNDEITSRQKPQDEDFSNAYILFYSRQGTNLKPCNI
- the LOC100877443 gene encoding uncharacterized protein LOC100877443 isoform X1, producing MDNKVDVSEVENISMIGSSEIFYLPEVAEISRVLDSTGLSPLTSSLDHTLTLQDDKLLSSEVNMGIEDTWTEANSSTSDYAIPLPPPPGLNDFTDVGADPISDSGTGIEHGPFLPPGTPALNNLFSEGGDSQDDSPMEDVVLRAGVCGLRNLGNTCFMAAGLQCLTATPPVLRHFLDLQQKGEKLPPPGSLMAHFSVLLGKMWSGRYSVLRPTEFKQTLGAYHSQFKDYRQHDCQEFLALLLDSLHEQMNTAKYTKNCQTPSSTTTANSINSIENSNGKTVSSVTANSNSNCNTDLLEMYDCLPSPECPNSPNVTMAGSPRDLGSPIGEIDSIMNSPRGSPLNDGDEDEETLDSDEVIEEKTNTFIHNKVDDKGSEVSPSLRLDTLIELSKNVPKYHGLYDIHKEAKTSNANFLVTQQECNNEIHYDSQKFPKENVRRMPLDNSNLMENHDFDNKSISVKRIKEVNVQKVSCGIDYASSGSDIEYDNGLEKCNVKRMRLDDQEKNHKRDGQGSITSQCTRISQNYGNGAIAAQDEIEADKHWAKHLRSNRSIIVDTFQGQFKSKVVCAVCKHVSVTYEPFMYLSVPLPHAMERQLNVTYVPANGDQPIRCVVSLNKQSRIGKLKEELLKILGKENIAIANIALAEVLENHISKILDDNTLLRHINDTNRSIYAFELTEPPDAYTSVPDGGGDRVMETDNSQKCTTTGEEIPCMICLEELDGDLKRHSGNSCNFVMCDTCIENYFKNKTEPQMCPGCSTYMTASSFVKIDQTGRPAIRILNVPLVLRHDTTNETTNNRKGTKLFGFPHLVKLPSRVNATDLYDIVKRNVPQEGNYTLHFVTGQGHHCSRCIYTAHCTGCNVPESGMVILHNGDTLAVRYTEHVPKIAPPIDHISVSKQRPHHPLSLYDCLQAFSQSETLDEHNPWFCPKCERNQCATKTLTVHRYPKFLIVYLKRFVFYECASMKLDDKVTFPLVGLSVGQHLYDLYACVCHFGAFMNIVGVSAGHYTAYAKNPRTDVWYYYNDEITSRQKPQDEDFSNAYILFYSRQGTNLKPCNI
- the LOC100877443 gene encoding uncharacterized protein LOC100877443 isoform X3 — its product is MDNKVDVSEVENISMIGSSEIFYLPEVAEISRVLDSTGLSPLTSSLDHTLTLQDDKLLSSEVNMGIEDTWTEANSSTSDYAIPLPPPPGLNDFTDVGADPISDSGTGIEHGPFLPPGTPALNNLFSEGGDSQDDSPMEDVVLRAGVCGLRNLGNTCFMAAGLQCLTATPPVLRHFLDLQQKGEKLPPPGSLMAHFSVLLGKMWSGRYSVLRPTEFKQTLGAYHSQFKDYRQHDCQEFLALLLDSLHEQMNTAKYTKNCQTPSSTTTANSINSIENSNGKTVSSVTANSNSNCNTDLLEMYDCLPSPECPNSPNVTMAGSPRDLGSPIGEIDSIMNSPRGSPLNDGDEDEETLDSDEVIEEKTNTFIHNKVDDKGSEVSPSLRLDTLIELSKNVPKYHGLYDIHKEAKTSNANFLVTQQECNNEIHYDSQKFPKENVRRMPLDNSNLMENHDFDNKSISVKRIKEVNVQKVSCGIDYASSGSDIEYDNGLEKCNVKRMRLDDQEKNHKRDGQGSITSQCTRISQNYGNGAIAAQDEIEADKHWAKHLRSNRSIIVDTFQGQFKSKVVCAVCKHVSVTYEPFMYLSVPLPHAMERQLNVTYVPANGDQPIRCVVSLNKQSRIGKLKEELLKILGKENIAIANIALAEVLENHISKILDDNTLLRHINDTNRSIYAFELTEPPDAYTSVPDGGGDRVMETDNSQKCTTTGEEIPCMICLEELDGDLKRHSGNSCNFVMCDTCIENYFKNKTEPQMCPGCSTYMTASSFVKIDQTGRPAIRILNVPLVLRHDTTNETTNNRKGTKLFGFPHLVKLPSRVNATDLYDIVKRNVPQEGNYTLHFVTGQGHHCSRCIYTAHCTGCNVPESGMVILHNGDTLAVRYTEHVPKIAPPIDHISVSKQRPHHPLSLYDCLQAFSQRFVFYECASMKLDDKVTFPLVGLSVGQHLYDLYACVCHFGAFMNIVGVSAGHYTAYAKNPRTDVWYYYNDEITSRQKPQDEDFSNAYILFYSRQGTNLKPCNI
- the LOC100877443 gene encoding uncharacterized protein LOC100877443 isoform X4 — its product is MDNKVDVSEVENISMIGSSEIFYLPEVAEISRVLDSTGLSPLTSSLDHTLTLQDDKLLSSEVNMGIEDTWTEANSSTSDYAIPLPPPPGLNDFTDVGADPISDSGTGIEHGPFLPPGTPALNNLFSEGGDSQDDSPMEDVVLRAGVCGLRNLGNTCFMAAGLQCLTATPPVLRHFLDLQQKGEKLPPPGSLMAHFSVLLGKMWSGRYSVLRPTEFKQTLGAYHSQFKDYRQHDCQEFLALLLDSLHEQMNTAKYTKNCQTPSSTTTANSINSIENSNGKTVSSVTANSNSNCNTDLLEMYDCLPSPECPNSPNVTMAGSPRDLGSPIGEIDSIMNSPRGSPLNDGDEDEETLDSDEVIEEKTNTFIHNKVDDKGSEVSPSLRLDTLIELSKNVPKYHGLYDIHKEAKTSNANFLVTQQECNNEIHYDSQKFPKENVRRMPLDNSNLMENHDFDNKSISVKRIKEVNVQKVSCGIDYASSGSDIEYDNGLEKCNVKRMRLDDQEKNHKRDGQGSITSQCTRISQNYGNGAIAAQDEIEADKHWAKHLRSNRSIIVDTFQGQFKSKVVCAVCKHVSVTYEPFMYLSVPLPHAMERQLNVTYVPANGDQPIRCVVSLNKQSRIGKLKEELLKILGKENIAIANIALAEVLENHISKILDDNTLLRHINDTNRSIYAFELTEPPDAYTSVPDGGGDRVMETDNSQKCTTTGEEIPCMICLEELDGDLKRHSGNSCNFVMCDTCIENYFKNKTEPQMCPGCSTYMTASSFVKIDQTGRPAIRILNVPLVLRHDTTNETTNNRKGTKLFGFPHLVKLPSRVNATDLYDIVKRNVPQEGNYTLHFVTGQGHHCSRCIYTAHCTGCNVPESGMVILHNGDTLAVRYTEHVPKIAPPIDHISVSKQRPHHPLSLYDCLQAFSQRFVFYECASMKLDDKVTFPLVGLSVGQHLYDLYACVCHFGGVSAGHYTAYAKNPRTDVWYYYNDEITSRQKPQDEDFSNAYILFYSRQGTNLKPCNI